A stretch of Patescibacteria group bacterium DNA encodes these proteins:
- a CDS encoding CvpA family protein: MTLFDLILILIVFGFIWFDFWFGLIYALGGLAGLIVGVAVASRWYDELAIKIVFLLGGNINLANIISFLVIYIVVNRLVGFVFFILDRILRPITHLPFLKAINRLGGALIGFVTGSLTVGLFLYFIVRFPLPWLINLIENSKLAQHFINLAKILLPLLPEILKKIESAI, translated from the coding sequence ATGACCTTATTCGACCTCATTCTTATCTTAATTGTCTTTGGTTTTATTTGGTTTGATTTTTGGTTTGGTCTAATTTATGCTTTAGGTGGTTTAGCTGGTTTAATTGTTGGTGTGGCAGTGGCTAGTCGTTGGTATGACGAGTTAGCAATAAAAATTGTTTTTCTACTGGGCGGGAATATCAATTTAGCCAATATCATTTCTTTTTTAGTTATTTATATCGTCGTTAATCGTTTGGTTGGTTTTGTTTTTTTTATTCTTGACCGAATTTTGAGACCGATTACCCATCTACCATTTTTAAAAGCGATTAATCGTTTGGGTGGTGCTCTGATTGGTTTCGTTACCGGGAGTTTAACTGTTGGTCTCTTTCTTTATTTTATCGTCAGATTTCCTTTGCCCTGGTTAATTAATTTGATTGAAAATTCAAAATTAGCCCAACATTTCATTAATTTAGCCAAGATTCTTTTACCCCTTTTGCCTGAAATTTTAAAGAAAATAGAATCAGCCATTTAA